The Thunnus maccoyii chromosome 15, fThuMac1.1, whole genome shotgun sequence DNA segment TCAGCAGAGTAACGGGACTCTCAGATGTCGGCTGTGATGCCCAGTTTTTAAGTTTGTCGactgaaggagaggaagaagaaaatatttctccttcttACTTGGTTCAGGCATTTAGTGTGGACAGAGACCtttatgaaaacaaactaaaaatgttAGTATGGGCCAacgtcctttttttttttttcttcttcttactaCATgtgaacagtgtttttgtttgggtGTGGGAGTATTCTTAAAGCCcctttccaaaaatgtcttaagacatttatggtttttccacaaaaaggtTCCTAGTTAGAAATTATCTAAACGACATTTCGTCCTTCTccttcattgaaaaatccagaatctatgaatatacaaatgtttttcatttcaaaactttaaCTACTGGTTACGAGttgtttcctacttcactgtccattttaagtgtttgtgcATTGagggcttcaagtttccacatcacacttgtgtaagctgcatactggaccacgactggcctcaaactagctgtgatgttgcaaatcctgcttgtaggtgCGCGTCTTAAACTCAAATTTAAGGTGAGCAAAGAGACACTTTCCCTtcaacagatgaatgtaaaaacaaactggacatacatcattctgcacagtgaaggtcaaacatgtGGGTGAAGAAACAATaagaagaacatttttaagTGGAGAGGGACTTTAAATCTCACACATTATTAAAACTTCAGGCAGCGTGATATGATAAAGTTTCAAGGTTTCTGCAGCGTGGAACTATTTCAATACAGAAACTAAAGGCAGTCCATCTAAAAAAAGTTAGAATTAGGGAGGCAGAAGACCCATATAACTTGTTCCTGATAAAACTGTCACTGTACCGATGGGAAACTCCTGTGAAGTGGTAGCCAGCAACTGAGGGCCACAACACCAGCCAACTGATGCTGGCAGGTCAAGGCGGTATACAAGGACAAGGCCCCACCCTGAGGAGGAATGGaggaagcagacagagagagagaaaaaacaagaggaCACTAAGTTTATTCCATGTATTAACAAGCATTTCCTAATATGCTGTGCTGCAAATATGAACATCAAAAGAAAACTAAGATGTAAATTCTTACCTGAGAGAAGCCACCGAGCATTATACGGTGTGGGGGGATCCCGTTTTTAGCCTCATGTTCAATTATGGCGTTGACTGGAGGAAAGCAAGAGGGACTATGTGTTATTCAGTGGAAAGAAGCCACGTTATGCAGATTGTCAAATAAACCATCAGATGTTATGAATAGGGAGTGATTTGTGATAATGGGGAGGTAGCTAAACGCTAACTTGGCTCACTGGGGAGCGAATGGTGGAAAGACAAATGTCTGTCATACTAAAGAAGCATGTTTTTCTGGATTTACTTGGCGAGTGCATACAAACAAATCGTAGATCACGGACACGACACCAGTTTTAGCTTCTCTCCGTTTGACTTCCTGTCAAATcgcagctgaagacttttccgtttgccgctgcctttttttaaaccaaatttgagggttttgattaatatcttacactgcactataacttttattctcctgttttatctgtcttctattttagcttattttttatttccaatataaaactttttaatagtatttaaatgtctttttatattgccttgtgttgcttttatattctgtcttgatgccttttatgttctatgttaagcactttgaattgccttgttgttgaaatgtgctatataaataaacttgttgTGTCTTATTTATAGGAGTCATTGTGCCCTCTGACCACTGGGAGGAGCCTCAGATCTTCAATACATTTCTGGCAGTTTCAGAGTCAAAGctgaaaactaaactaaaaaggAACTAGTTCGCACCAAGTTTCAACCGTCTGAAAGCAAAAGTGTTGATATCTGATCTGAAGGGCCACAGGATGACTGAGCAAATTTTTTGGACAAACTCTCCTCAAACACGTTCATAGTGTTGCAATCACCTGTGAACACGAAAAGTGACAGATTTAATGTGAGAGAGAAGTTTAAACACTAAAGACCATCTCAGCTATGCACACCGGGCCAATTTCTGCATAAAGCCGGTGTGATGGTAGGATTGTGGGTTTCAGAAACCTATAAAAAAGTTTGTGAAACCCACAATCCTACCAACCATTTCCAAAGTCAGAAAGGTGTTTGAAGAAGGAGAAGATTTCAGACACTGTTCGACGTTCCAACAAGCACTTCGTTTGAAGTGTATTGATGCTGAAAGGTCGTCAGAAGAGGGATTGCGTCCTATTTCAAGATCGAAAACTAAGGCTACGTTCAGACTGACTTTAGcagcttgtgaaaaatgtctttcacGTATTTAAATGAGGCCAGTCCAGTGATGCAATCGGGCACCGATACAAAGGCCTCCGGCTCTTGCCACGATGTAATTCTCGAGTGGCGCCTGCGGCGACATGGTCCGTGttccactgtttgtttgttctcactgtttttacacttttatatcAACTTGCATTCAATGTTGTTGGATTGattgcttttatttgatttattgtttttgttctgtctcagtgtgatcaaatgtgttttatttattatgattatgcTATGGTCTTACTGGGTAGtctattgtttttactgtggtTTCTATGGTGCTGTTATGTCTGGAGCGTTGGACCAAACGAATTTCCTGTGTGGGATAATAAAGTTGATCTGAATCTAAATCTGAATCTAATTCATTTCTGCTGTGCAAATCAAATACGTGCGAGCACACATTCACTGTGATTCTACTGTTTACCTCCCAATCACGGCAACTAAAAATAATTGCTGCCATAATAACTTTTTAGAGTTATGAAATCCTGTCTCAGAGTTTATAAACCGCTGCGCATAAACTCATGTATCTGTTATTCAAACTCGGACTTCCGggattgtttttcatgtctcaTGTGTCTGAAGCAACACAACCCCACCAATACAACCCCTTACACTGTTTTaatgcagggctgttttcagcCTGTACATCCACTGACGCTGATTGTGCTGAGAAGCACAGTTCAcatctttaaaaagcagctgaaaaccCACCTGTCTTCTTTGGCCTTTTCCTGATTAGAACTTTATAATTTGTGGTTTGTACACTTTAttctccttgtttgtttttgtttttttacatattgCTTGcatattctttctttctcttttcttcattcTGTAAAGCACATAATAATTTaggttttgaaaagtgcttgCGTAGGCATACCGCTTTACATGGTCTCACATTATTTGAAGCCCTTTAATGTCAAATGTTAACGTATACAATATTTTTATTAGTCCTTAAAAAGTTGATACTTTAGAGGTACTAAATCTTTATGGTGCAGTGACAAAACACTGGTCGGActgggctctactggaatagACAGATATCTGTTTTTTAGTGGCATGTTTGTCTGCATTTGCTGATCACCAGCAGAGAGTGACAGGAAACATGAGGGGAAGTGTGGAATGGACATGTGATTAAGGTCCCCAGCCAGACTCTGAACTGGAACAGACATTTCAAGCTGATATGTTAAGAGTACTGACATTGATCCACAGAAATGCCATTtctatgacatttaaaaactcaCTGTTCTCTGCCGCCCTCTTGATTCCAGATTCGTCTTCTGGGGAGTCGGGGCTGAGACCCATGAGGTCAAACCTGTACATATGCAGAGGCCAGTGAGTAAGGAAATCAATAGATATAATCACAGGATTGTCACTGGCAATATGGGAGCCTATTGTGGTTTCTAGGGAAACAATAGCATCCAGTGTTGAGCAAAAAGGCTGTCTCTTTCATCACGCCAACTCACCACGCGGgcatcatcatcttcatgtTGAGAGTGACGGGAATCCGGGGCCTGAAGGGGGgaaaagggagggaaagaaaCGAGAACATGACAGTCAccagcagctgaaatgatttATTCGCTTTGCCAAACAGGATGGGAGATAAACTACTGGTTTCAAGCTGCTTTTGCcttctgaaaaaaaagtgataagttttttttccccacacaaaGTAAGAAGATTTTAATTCTCCTCCCTGCTGACAAGTGATAGCCTTGGAAGTATAAAATATGACAGACGGATCAGGGAGGTAAAAGACTTACGCGTGGGGGCAGATGAACTTGACATGAGGCAGCTGGATCGACCTCATACTATCGGCCCACCCATGCctgacagaaagcagagaaagaggTTCTTTGTTTCTAATCCAGTTTAAGCAGAATTACTGATACACAGAGCATCAATCCCAGATGTATGACAGTgtagtataatatataatacgGTGTACAGTATCATAGTGGCTCGTTACAAATGTTTGCTTTTGAGATACAATTAGGCacttaaagagaaaaacactcacaaaaaggggaatattttatttatacgCACTGTtaccacattttatttttagaacTAACCGAAGAACCAAACATCTGATTAAAGTGAATCATCTGACTTCAAGTACTGATTCAAGtacttttaaatgaatcatttatgGTGTTGCCAGTAGTGTATCATGAATGTAGGCACAAATTATCCCATTTACACTTTGCCACTTTGTGTATCTTGGGCAGATTATATATTTTccttacaaaaaaagaaagctacGTAAAGATACTGTGGTCATGAGTCCACCAGCACAACTCAAGCCTCCAAAAAAACCCTATTAAAATAGTTGTTTCTTTGGTTtttttgggaggaaaaaaatcacatatttccacattttacctatttatttaactttttaactcTATCTTTTGTGAATTTTATCTCCCTACATTACACTCTGGCATCATGTACACTATGTAACTCTGGTGGACAACAGAAAAtcccatttattttattgttttgttttacatgaaCAGTCAAATTTAGTCTAAaattgaaagatttttttttacccatttttactcgaccaacagtcaacaatccagatattcagtttattgtcatagaagactaaagaaaccagaaaatattcattcatattatattatattttcttctttaaaaaatgactcagtaCAGgtaatcgattatcaaaataactgctgattaattttctaacgatcgactaattgattaatagactaaatggtaaatggctgcatcTATATAGCGCTTTTGTCAGAAGCTTTGCTGCTTGTTCACCCATtaacacagacactcacacaccaatggcagcTACTATGCAGGAAGGGGCGCTTTTAGGTCAACAACACTAAATTTAAACAGAAACTTTGTTTATTCCACAAGGTACCTTTAATACTCAAGAATACTGCTGGGTATCATTTGAAAATTTTTGATACTaaataagttttgagttttgacAACCTTTCATGAAAAGTATCGGTTACAATATCTGAAGCAGGGAAAATAATTTGCCAATGCCGAGAACAAGTATGAAAAGAACCAGATGATGTAGATACTATCACAGCACATCTTCTTTGATGTTGTTCACATATACATTAAAATATTGACAATAATGTGCAATAGGAAAAGGAAGTAAGGCTCATAGTCTTCACTGAAGACTAAATGTTCAAACATCACTCACCCTGAGTCTCCCAAACCATGGAGGAAGATCACCTGtaacataaaaacagcagataaGACTTTCAGAATTTATACTCATAAATATTCGTACTACACCCAAAATAACTGGGAACATTTCTTAACATTTCCCCCTAAATCCAAATACAAAGACTTTAATATGTTCCTGATATTGATCGATCACATTGGACGCATTCGTTGCTGAAGGGAGGAAACTTGTGATCTCCCTGTGAgcagtacagtatgttcataTCCATCTTGCACTTTACagatgacaagaaaaaaaaaaagaacaaaaaacccTTTTTGAACTTTGAGCCAATTTATCAGATTGTATCTTTTCTTGTGCACACAATGTCCTACTGGTAAGTGTGCATACTTGTTCCCAAACAGGGAAAAATAGATGCCAAACTCCCGATCTTGCCAAAGTAAGCACTCACTGCCAGTATGCACACACGCTACTCCCCTGCAGAGAAACTATGaaaggtaataaaaacaatttagaGAACTGGCAATACACTGCCTGTTGGCTTGAAATCAAAGATTCAGCCATCTTTACCGAGATCAAAACACTTTCTTCCATGTAAGGTTGGACATGAGGTTCAGAGCTGGAAGCAGTGAATTTGCTTTGATCCTGGTGTTAAACAAATCCCTGCACTGTACCTGACAACAGCTCAATGAAAAACGTGTTTAATTTTTACACACAGCTCCAGCTGAGCATCTACACAATGTGCCAGGTGCAGCTACAGGTGCGACTTCTCATTACAAAGGAATAACGGACTTACTCCTTAGACTTTGGA contains these protein-coding regions:
- the lypla2 gene encoding acyl-protein thioesterase 2 → MCGNNMSVPLLAEAMTVSGEEKETAVVIFLHGLGDSGHGWADSMRSIQLPHVKFICPHAPRIPVTLNMKMMMPAWFDLMGLSPDSPEDESGIKRAAENINAIIEHEAKNGIPPHRIMLGGFSQGGALSLYTALTCQHQLAGVVALSCWLPLHRSFPSASSSNKNIPILQCHGEMDSMIPVKFGAMTAEKLKSIVNPQMITFKSYPGLSHSSCPQEMAAVKEFIEKYLPRI